Proteins from one Mycobacterium sp. SMC-2 genomic window:
- a CDS encoding Hsp70 family protein — MADGAGTALGLSIGATNLAAVAAGRAITRKPVLTLYPERAPEVGIPAENPRLNQPGLVMTGFVNRVSDPRGIVAADGSVHRGETLIADAMRALAYAVTGGRAMPQSVAVTYPAHWASMTADAVGTALSSVAEWSNRARPLLLIPDAAATLFAVRTDPGMPSTGTVAVCDFGGSGTSITFMRADGDYQALAPTVRLRDFSGDLIDQALLSAVVSNMPSTASFDPSGTVAIGSLSRLRTACRGAKEALSSSAATTLTDGLTGEVRVTRDELDEAIRTPLDRFVAVLENALARNGIHDLVAVVSAGGGANIPAITTALSQYFRVPVITTPRPQLTAATGAALRAAHGPGEDVATASAPAALATATARAAQAWSRTGQQSRATPAAKQEAEPAKRKGRLFRLPVLAAIVGAAAAMALVGTAVMIGLTSADKSATTPAPGVTSRPVPALPANTATAQPPTGEAPAPSTTDTNPPATTETPSTSAPSAKPQQAPPLAAAPHPAIPRIPEIPPIPPVPGLNEPIPGLDRVNQIIQGIGGDLGISGIPQLAPQLGTTR; from the coding sequence ATGGCCGATGGAGCTGGGACCGCGCTGGGCCTGTCGATCGGGGCCACCAACCTGGCGGCGGTCGCCGCCGGCCGGGCCATCACCCGCAAGCCGGTCTTGACGCTCTACCCCGAGCGCGCGCCGGAGGTCGGCATCCCCGCCGAGAACCCGCGGCTGAACCAGCCCGGCCTGGTGATGACAGGGTTCGTGAATCGGGTCTCCGACCCGCGGGGAATCGTGGCGGCCGACGGCTCGGTGCACCGCGGCGAGACACTGATCGCCGACGCCATGCGCGCGCTGGCCTACGCCGTCACCGGCGGGCGGGCCATGCCGCAGAGCGTCGCCGTGACCTATCCCGCCCACTGGGCGTCCATGACCGCCGACGCGGTCGGCACCGCGCTGAGCTCGGTGGCCGAATGGTCCAACCGGGCGCGGCCCCTGCTGCTGATTCCCGACGCCGCGGCCACGCTGTTCGCCGTGCGGACCGACCCCGGCATGCCGTCCACGGGCACGGTGGCGGTCTGCGACTTCGGCGGCAGCGGCACCAGCATCACCTTCATGCGCGCCGACGGCGACTACCAGGCGCTGGCCCCGACCGTGCGGCTGCGCGACTTCTCCGGCGACCTGATCGACCAGGCCCTGCTGAGCGCCGTCGTCTCCAACATGCCGAGCACCGCTTCCTTCGACCCGTCGGGCACCGTGGCGATCGGCTCGCTGAGCCGGCTGCGGACCGCATGCCGAGGCGCCAAGGAAGCGCTGTCGTCGAGCGCGGCGACCACGCTGACCGACGGGCTGACGGGTGAGGTGCGGGTCACCCGCGACGAGCTCGACGAGGCGATCCGCACACCGCTGGACAGATTCGTGGCGGTGCTGGAAAACGCATTGGCGCGCAACGGGATTCATGATCTGGTCGCGGTCGTCTCCGCCGGCGGCGGGGCGAACATCCCGGCGATCACCACCGCGCTCTCGCAGTACTTCCGCGTCCCGGTCATCACTACGCCGCGCCCGCAACTGACGGCGGCCACCGGGGCGGCGCTGCGCGCGGCGCACGGTCCCGGCGAGGACGTGGCCACGGCGTCGGCGCCCGCCGCGCTCGCCACGGCGACGGCCCGGGCGGCGCAGGCCTGGTCGCGGACCGGCCAGCAATCGCGGGCGACGCCCGCCGCCAAACAAGAGGCGGAGCCCGCCAAGCGCAAAGGCCGCCTGTTTCGGTTGCCGGTGCTGGCGGCGATCGTCGGTGCGGCGGCGGCGATGGCGCTGGTGGGGACTGCGGTCATGATCGGCCTGACTTCGGCGGACAAATCGGCGACGACGCCGGCGCCCGGCGTGACCAGCAGACCGGTCCCCGCTCTGCCCGCCAACACCGCGACCGCGCAGCCGCCCACCGGAGAGGCTCCCGCGCCGTCGACGACTGATACCAACCCGCCCGCCACCACCGAGACGCCGTCGACCAGCGCGCCGTCAGCCAAACCGCAGCAGGCGCCGCCGCTGGCGGCCGCGCCCCATCCGGCGATCCCGCGGATCCCGGAGATACCCCCCATTCCGCCGGTGCCCGGCCTCAACGAACCCATCCCGGGGCTGGACCGGGTCAATCAGATCATTCAAGGAATCGGGGGCGACTTGGGCATCAGCGGCATCCCCCAATTGGCCCCCCAGCTGGGAACGACCCGATAG